In the Salvia miltiorrhiza cultivar Shanhuang (shh) chromosome 8, IMPLAD_Smil_shh, whole genome shotgun sequence genome, agcaaaatctttttggagaaatcccttcctacaattcgaggtagatcttcttccacttctgctggaaagactcctcgttttgctgtacagattcctgctcccgaatccacataagcagcaaaatattctgctttgaatttctcgtataacatcccaacagagatgtatattgagaatggacttgtcattagaTCATCAACCTTTGACgcccgattgtgatctccattcttcctgatttccatgaccatggtttatatttgtcaaggaaatctcgtcctaagatcaggacatctgcttcttgtccggcttggccttcggtctggatttcaaaacctccaacctccagagttccgatgtatcggttgtcacctggatttgccaaataatacaacgaactacaaggaaattgattttccctgcttgttgtatcaaattttgtggaaacttgtctccatccttcgggacatttgagtttAACCCTCATGTCTggagctggtgtttcctggatcgccattctctcatatgattgagagaaacttcttgtaatAGACCCTGAAGTCAGTCTATTTCCCTGAAATGATAGCCTCggtgctcccagtctgagacttTGAGTATGGCTTAGCACCGtcttgtctccaatatcgatgtcgatttctccgatctgaggaatctccactcggtttggtttgactgccttggctacctccttgaatatttctggaatctcaataaattcttttcccagaaataattccgtgtgatgagaatttgatagggcatacgagacttgataagtcagtgaatATGGCCTATTCCCATCTGTCAacagctccttctttttgtagtcctgatagagggtcagggctctgctgaaggatgaatcctgtagattataagcgatctgtggatagaactcggttataatcgtcttggcatagagattgcctgaaaaggctcccagaactgatgctctagtatctctgattcttttgtcgcaaagtgcaacatcaattggttggtctgtcccagGGGATAGGGATGATTTGatcaccaactgaattgctccaatatgaatccatttcatcgtacttgcgacttctggcttcattttcttaagatcctgcctaatatcttcagcaggaaccagctggatctccacctgattacttgtaatctccatcggaagcgccatttctcggtttgtgacaccaaagtagacatgatgcttcctcttggatGGTATCAGGCTATTAAAAACccgattcaatcttccattggaaaacccttggtatgtttgtacctctccAGTTTCCCGGTTGAGTTTTCttacgagcttcttcaccacttcttcctgtggaatcagaaaatggcaagtaaatccattctgatcctccttctgggtgtggtggacctcgttttcctctttagtctgactcgtctccggttgattcATCGGACATTCCCGAATCTTCAgagctaaagacttcttcttgctcgtatatactctcatcagaggatatatcttcaaattgatacacgggtatcaatttctggtggtagattgcatcttcgatatccggtgtggattcgaatctccttatctgccttttctcgttgtctgggcaattggttgaaatatgcccctgtgcaccgcacgaccagcagttgcaatctttaaaactttcatttgctttggcttgagtgcgcctgaaagtctttctcgccgggattctcttttgatttgagaatcggtttcttgatggtccgctccgttggcctgacttgtaggagcgtgccttctgtctggtccacatagttcttggcttccaagaactccttctggactttctttcatagggttgatacctatgtttctttcggctcctcctttgatacagcaattcagcaccaatctctgttggaagatcaatgttgtcgcacatcaatggggacttcttgttgagtcttctcaatttcttgagattcctTAAGTCtgctgccttctggcaccattcggacagcttcttgtggacataagacatccttcttgagGCACTATCAAGGGGATATTCTCCCGGTGATACGTAttcgttgatgagcatttccctccatggacttggaaactttgtgaaaaagaggtccttggcggttgtatcatcaactacccccatatgaacatatagggtataaagGCGTAGAAATTCATccagagcttttggctctagcaccattaaTCGAAGATTGTATAGTGCCTGATGATACTTCTTTCGCTTCTCTTCTgcagatccttcgaaaaaacccattcccaagaaatggattttgaTCTGTTTAGTAGCCTCCTTAATGATTTCATAAGGTTTTGTGCTATTAAACAGTTCTTCCCTTGCTGAGATTTCAattttatcccagtattgttttgccattcctgccagACTTGCTTCGAAGATTTTGGCAAACTCCTTTTTATCGTACTCAATTGTGGTGACTACGATATTCAAAGCTGAAGCCCACTCATCGATgagatcctcccaatctttgaaactggcttcgtcgaggttgagaatcaatccatatggatggattggttcgaGTGTGGCCttccctacaggagtatcccgcatctgtGGCCTGCGTCTTTTGGTTCGTTGGTAGTGGCTTGCATCGTCTGAAGCTCCACCCCTTTTTGACGAACTTTCTTCTTGAGGCTCGTTtttgggcacctcatctccttggttcatctttagatcaaccatattgaggttagcaaaagattctgctaactcctgtagatcttctaatccgattctgtcaaggctattcatgatatttgcctttcatgattcggattatatcctttggctgcaactccttgggtgctgcatcaaaTATAGGGGGATTCGTCGGGTCGTTGGACCATTGCTTCCGGATtttcccggaacatggttttcgcctttcgatctccttcattcttttctggatatcacacaagagggttaatatttcctcttgtttgagtgatattctgctcagctccatcggtagatcgtatagcttgacgccataatattccaccgtcttttggatctcccgcaagttgacgttgtcggaagaacttggctcgatcttttggtagcctgGAAAAGCTACGCTcgccttgtcttttggttccatcagTAGTGAGACCAATGGGCATCCGCCATGTTTTGTTCAATGGTCTCTCTTGCTGTGGCCATTCTCATGAGGTGCTCATGATAATTTTGGATACTCGCGATGATatcgcgaataagctcgatatctcctcctcgtcgtaggttggtcacgagggctcgattgttccatctGAGATCACTTATAAAGTGACCCATTTCTGtctccaaattttggagagaattcctgtagtgtacacatctcggacattcgtccggatccatattttctaatggagtctcctcccacatgggttaatcataaaataaattaaaaataatataattcctctataaaaacccgctctgataccatttttgtGAACCATTTTAGTGAAGCGCGGGATCAATTTgaacaattaccaattttaatcatttttgcttaacagtacgtggcgttgtctcacagtccagacccagtttaccgaagtaacctatcgggcacgaggaaagtttccagccgatatactagtcaagcttaattaggcaaaagatgggagataaagagaaattaagtataagggtagaaatggtatttcactatgaagtgggtatttttcatagatgttttatataggtgggtagatttgatagatgtattataaaagtgggtattaaaaaccatttgcccTAAATATTATACTCTTATTTACTAGTGGCATGTCCAATTTATTCctaaaatttttgaaaaaaaataaaataatactctctccgtcccactccaataggatcaaaaacttactttttagtagaaaagtggtagtaaagtggtgtggtccacaccaattaagtacaacttttttacccaaaaagaaaaatgagcctattagagtgagacggagggagtaacttatTTCATAATGATTTCATTAAACATACAtctttaatgaataaaaaattcaaacaaatatGTTAAATTACAAATAATAAGTTTAAGAATGAATATAGGATAATTACCTTTTCAATAGAAAAATTGCTCCATCCTTCGCAAAAATTGGTTTAATTATTGAGAATTTTGCAAAATCTAGATTATTTAAACTGGAAAAATCTGATTTAACAAAGTTCGAGCTTCAATCTACCATGCACTATTCAGTTAGACACCTTTACTAAAAAAGTAATACTACAAAGTACTTACAAACAGGAATATTCACTACAACAAAATGGGGTTGTGGGGACTCTTAGGACTATTTCGTGATAAGTGTCCTATTACTATTCTAATGGGACTTTCAGCCATAAAATGTCTTCGTATGAAGCATTCCAttataaataacacaattaatgACTACGAAATACACAATATGTAGTCTATTtgcatatttttcaattttaagaaaaattaaaataatacttctgTGAGAGAGTTTAAGCAAGTTTtgcataatttttatttttatcaaaaaattaacagcaatttttatttctattaataaaaatataaacgaattattttataagaaattaaaagcAATTTTCgcattttttgataaataagaAAACTATACTATTTGTTTTTCCCAAAAGAACTaacaaatcaaatcaaactcACGCAAATTTGGAACCCCAAATCAAAACCCCAAATTTGGAACCCCAAATCCAATTCGCGGCAAGGAaaattgtatcttcattggtgcCGGCGTTTCTACCGAGATCGGTGGCCGCCGAAAGAAGACAGGCATCGTCATCATCCTCATCTTCACCATCTTCTTCTCCCAAAGCCAATAAGAAAGTCACGGACAATCGTCTCACTTCCGTGATTGATGCCGTCAATGACCGCAAACTGCCGCCGGAGCTCCGCGGACAGCGCAACAACGTCAGGTGAACATTACTTTCAAATAATTCCGATTTCTCGGAAAATATTCGTTAGATTGCATgaattccatatttttatttcctTTGATTTTCTGAGCTCACTTAATTTCTAGAGATTTACCTGTTGGATAATTTGGATCTGTTTCATTTGATTTATTTGTATGTATGTGTGCTTGGCCGCTATAGAATTTCTCCATACTTGTAGGAATATGTCTTCCTTTGTAGAAATTGTTTGCTAATAGTTGGAAATTGCAGCTGGTTAGCATATTACTTCAATTAATCTGTGACTGaaaattctagcaatttgagtGACTGAGTACTCTAATGGAGAATTATGTTCACCTTGTATATGTAGTATATTACCACATCTATATTCGTCAATGTTACAATGACAGCATAACGCAAAGCCAAATAATAAGGAAATAGAACATGAGATGAAATACTATTTTGCACACAAAGTTCTGTCTTGATATATATGCTCCATGTTTAGGTCCATTGTTTGGTTATTGTAAATTGTAATAACCTTATTCTGGTTACGATTCTACACATATTTTAGATGCCTATTTTTATCTTAGGAGTTACTAAACATTTTCAATTCGTCAACCTCTTCTAAATTTTAGATTATAGCTGCTAAATGACTTTATTGTTGAGAGAATGTCAATTCTTCAACATCAAAATGTTCATGGCTGATATAGCTCTTcctttgtaaatatttaatcataACCCGGCTCATATTAACTAGTTTTATGTCTTGGTGGTAATAATGTTAGGAGCTCTTAAATCTGAAGATTTTATAGTTATGTTACTCTGCTCTTTATTGACTTAATACATTTTTTAGGCTTTGGATTGGCTTGTCATCTAGGTGTTTTAATAATCACATACTTGCATTTCTTTGTGTGGTGGCTCTGGTTTTCTTTTTCTGTCAACTATCAGAGTTGAGGGGTATTTCTGAAAATTTCTAGAATGTAGTCATATCTTGTTTGTGTAGGACTTCTGTTCTAGAAAAAAATTAGTGCCACTGTCACTCATTTGATACGTTGAATGTTTACAAGCTAATATGATAATAATTGTCAGTTACACCATTACGTATCTCAGGGAAGTCCTGTTTTCTATAGCAGTAGCCATTTTGGGACTCCTCTTATTTGCTCTGCTCATTGGTAATATGCAGGTATATATCTAAGCTCCATACCTCAAGTGACTTGCCACAAGGTGAAAAGATTGCTCTTTCAAATTTGTTACTCGAATGCAAACTCAAATTTAGTTATATCAGAGAGATTCTAGTTACTCGGGGCTGGAAAGTCCATCGCTGAAATAAAGAAAACCTTCAAGGTGCGGTCTGCAGGGTCAAGTATCCCCCCCCCCAAGAAGATGCCGTCTGTGGACGCGCCCTCCTCCAGAGACGTCTCTGTGAGCAATGCCAGTGACATTGAATCGGAATGGATAGAGGTGGATGAGTCTGGTGTATACATCACCATCAGACAGCTTCTTGATGGCACTAGAGAGCTTCGCCATGTCAGATTCAGGTCTCCATTTCTCATACAAAGCTCACCATCGATAGATAGCCTTTTCACTCGGTTAATAGCTATGTTGATGTGTTTCAGCCGTGAAAAATTTGGAGAGGTGCATGCCAGGCATTGGTGGGAAACTAACAGGGACAGGATACAAACTCAGTATCTTTGCTAGAACCAAGGTAAGGTGCATCAAACCGATATTATCATATTGCGTTGGTAGCTATTTTAGCTTGGTCTGATACGTTGTTTTTTGAGAAGTGTATTAAGGCCATTATCCCTCTCCTCCTCTTCTCCATTTATTATTCATAACTATAGCTTGAGAACAAACGAACCTGCTGATAATCTCCATATATTTATACTTTCCAGATATAGAACGTGGATCCTTGGTCATGCGTGCTATTGTTGCTGCCACTACACTTTCAGATCATCAAGGtaaatttgatttttccatTGATAAAATATGTGATGATTTGTATACGTCTCAGAATAGTATTTTTAATGTGccttaaatcaaataatagcaTTTTAAGAATATAATGATAATGTGAGTTACTCTTCAGAATCctaccactacaaaaaaaaaggcCTATTACCACATAACTTTTACGACACCATAATGTATATGTCTGTATAGTACCTCTATTACGACATGTTATGTTTATATATTCATTAATACAAAATTACTGGACACTATTAAGACATCGAATTGTTGGGGTCGTAATAGTGCGTCAATTACAACACTATCAAGTGCCACACTGCAATCTCAAACAaagatatattttttctctttttaaattAATCAAAGATGTAATTAAAGGAAAGGTCAAACACTTAAATACTCGTGCAATTAACTGGCGGCAAGCTtcccaccaattaaataaaattttaagttcTAAAATTTGAAAGCGGTAAATTTCCCCAATTTTTCACTAAATAGCGAAATCTTTTATTctaattgttttaaaaaaagagCAAAGCGAGTAAAGAAAGGGAAATTTTCATTCTCATGCCCTATCCTCACCTGCGAAGAGAATGAGAAGGAGAAAAACTGCTTGAATTTCCTTCCCATCCTATAATTCCCTCTGAAAATTGATTTCGATTTCAGTTGGTGACAGGGAAAATCAAAGAAGACCTTGGATCTTGACATCGACAACGACGAGGAGTCGATGTTGGTTCAGCCCGACGTCTTTATCGTTCTTGGCAGCCGACCCATCCACCGAATCTCTTTGTAAATATATGCATCTGCACCAGGTAGTCATAGCGAGTTTTTGTAGGTTTGAATCTTTATTTTGGCTTCGAATTTTACTTGTAATTTATTTCGAGTTTCAAGTTTTTCCTATGCACCTTGTAACATATCTTTGTCTATTAGAATCTGATTATTTTAGTTATTCaattttgtgaatttatagtCTAGATAAATTAAAGATTTTCAATGAGTTCTCATGTTCTTATTTTTCGTTCTCATGGCATATTTATACTCTGATTTTAGTGCTCATGTTCTTTAGAGGTGTTATACATTTACAATTAGAGGTGTTTGTCTAGTTTCATACTTAACTACGAAACTAtttcataattaaaatgaaagtATATATTAATCATGGGGTTACTAATTTGAGGAAATGACTTCTAAAATTACTGCAATTGTTAGACATCTTTCAAGAGAAGACTTCACTGTTTAAAGAATAAACTCTAAGGTTTGGGCTTTTAAATCTAGGAATTGGTTATGTGTATCTTATGTCTCTTTCAGTGGAAAAGATTGagtttattttttaatgcaTGCATTGCACTTTCTAAACCACTTTCTTTTGAATCCATCTGCTAAATATATATTCTTAGTAATTTTCTTATTAGCTAACACATGTAAAATTTATATAGTTTGGTTTCAAGTGATGAGAAGCTTCTTTGTGACTCATTTCAATACATGGAGATTGCGAATGGAATGCACGGGAAGTAAAAGGTAAGATAGGAAATATTTCATGTCATGTAAGGTTCAGTGGAACTTAAGTCTATTTCTGTTTCTTGCAGTATAACCACTTATGTGGTTTATGTTTCAAAACTTGGGATGATTGAGCTGATTCTGTTTAGGGATGCTGGCAACTTTTCTCTTTATTGCAGTCGCACAACTGGATTTTTGGTATTCTTGCTGGCTAGCTTCCTGGGGTAGCTTTTATTAACCTTCACATACAAATACGTTTGTTCATTCAATCTGCCAATCATGTGCATTTTGTTGCTTACATGATAAATATTTGAATCATAACTTTGTGgttatttacattttttatatatgacTCTTATTTCTTAGGATTGGAGCTTCTTTGTGGCATACTTGGTTGCGAGGATCTCTTTTTGGTATTTCTTGCAATAGGGTATCTCCTGAAGTAAGTGGTTGAACATCTTGTCGTTTTTCTTTTATCTTCTTTGTATTACACACTTACCTATAAAAATGTAAATAGGTTAATGAATAATAACAGGTTATTATCTGCCTTTATCAATTTTCTTCAGGCCGCAGTAGGagaattttcttcatttttcgcAGATTGGATTGCTAGACATGGCATCAGCCTATTTATTAGGTAATGGACATTTTGCTGAAGTCTTTGATGGGAGATCATATATTAGGGTGATTTTTAGGTTATCAATTAGAGGTCATATGTATGTATCTAGTTTCGAatcaattttctatttttatataaatgattttgtcagcttatatatcaaatcaaaagtCTCTCTGGACCCACTTAGTAAAGTGATGAATTCGTGAATAGTTGTGGATTATAAGATTATCATTGTTCTAAATTGTTAATTAGAAATCTTGCAAGCTGAGTTTGAGTTTATATGTTTCGTTGATAAGTATTGTGGTTGATTTGCAGGTAAACAAAAATGAGAAAGAGTGAAGAAGGGAAAGAAAGTGATGTGCAAGTTAGGGAGAAATTCAACTTCAACATGAGTTAATTGAAGCTTTAGTGGGCGATTGTTGAACTCGTAACTACAAGCCCGTAACACTATTCTTCAGCTGGATAGAGAGCAACGAAACAACCATTTTAATAGCTTTGATGGCAGTTCTCAACATATTTGCAGCCCTGGGAAGAATGAAAGTGCTATAAATTGCAGGCTTGCTAAGCTTGGGAGTGATGAATTTAATAAGGCTAGCTTCATTTTTTACTTGAGAACACGTTGTTCTAAatgttttcatattttgtaGCTCAATAGAAATAGATAGAGTGTAATTTTGAAATTTCTGGGATGATTGCTTATTGTTCAATTAATATAAGGCTATCTTCGATTTTGATTTGTATGTTCAGCTTATGAAATTATGCAGCAGTTTTACACCTTTTAAAATGTCGTTAGATGATTTATTCAAATGACATTTAATATGTAAGTAAAAATATTGAattgtattaaaaatataaaaattaaatcagGAAGATGAATAAACATGTCGTGATAGCTGATTTTATAACTTTAATTACCAACCTATTACAACACGCTAAAGTGTCTTTAATGTTGTTAAGGTTTTAGCTACACAAGTACACACGACACTAAAACTTAATGTGGAGATAGATAATATGTTGCAATATCACTTCTATTAAGACACATTCAAACGCCTTTAAAAGCtttttttcttgtagtgtacaTTTGTTGAATGTAATTTTGCTGCTGATTTCTATGCGACTTCAGAGAATAAAGGTTGTATATTGCCAATTATTCTCCTAGATGTTGATCATATTTTTGTGGAGTTTGTAAAACTAGATCATATTCAAACTAGTTCTTCTTTTGTTTTCAGGTGATcaacgatgatgatgatgatgttcgAAGAAGATTGATATAATATTCACTATGTAATAAGCTTCTTTACTCATGATTGAGTTCCTTACCAGAATATTCCTTGGTGATGtttgaaatttcaaatttgaaataaagCATTGTTATATTGGGATTAATCTCATATTTGTTGGATTATTGTTACGTAGAATATCGCGGATATTAGGAAATAATAGTTAATTTAGTCATAAcattattttcatattataaTTGTATTTTAAAAGCCTCCTAGCATCTCAAAATAAGAAACTCCAATCATCCCCAAATAGGATGGCAAAAAAATGTccttttatgcattttttggCAAACTTTTAATAGGACACTCCTGAGCATCCTAAAATGAAGCGTCCCAGAATAGGACATGCGCATGCGTCCTATTACACATATTGTGACTAGCACAAATAGGACTCATTTTGGGAAGGTCCCATACAAGGGAAAGTCCTATTATATTGCATAATAGGACACTTATGAGAGTCCTAATAAGGgatttttgttgtagtgattGCAAAATCTTAGATTATTTAAACTGGAATATCTGATTTGATGGTTGGAGTATTTACTTCATTTGAAAATTTTCTAGTTGTAATATATAAAGACGCAATAATTGCAATAATAACTGAAAGAGAGCATCTTAGATTTGTCTTGTTATTGTGTCTTACTACCGTTATAGGAGGTTATCAATGATGTCAACTCAATGCACTAACTAAGTGCAATTTATATCTATATGACTctacatttataaatatattccatttgtccatgaaaaaaattatgtttgaggatgcacacaaattttaataaaattgttaattttttttttcaatttaaagaaaataaaagttatttttaataaaattgttgtaaataaaataaaagtataatttgtaGGGATAGTGTCAGTACAAAAAAGTACATTATTAGTTAAATATATGATGTGATGGTTCAAAAAGTGAAATGAAATTCTTTTTCATGGAAAAAAATAGAACTCTTTTTCTTAGAAAGAGAGAGTATATAAACTTGCATAGTCACACACACGCGCGCACGCGCACACATGcatataacactatatatatatatagggttgacataagtaatgaacaaatctatacattttacgaacagattaacataagtaatgaacagacgtatttagtaaaaatagagaaaaattcgccaccagcaggattcgaactcgggacaAATTTCTGTTCATGCGGTagattgatttgttcatcaaaattatagatctgctcgtttttatttcacgaattctctattatctaaatatttagcattatCTGttgaacctttctctctctatatatatgtgtgtgcgtGCGACTACCAATACgggaatttaatttgattataaagtaACGATGAGTTTGAGCTCCAGATACTTGGTTTCAAATTTTGCTTGGCATGTAATTACGGAAAAGATaaatgaatttgaaatgttCAAATATCCAAAGCCGGAGTGTGACGAATTAGTCTAATTTGATTAACGATTAACTAAATTTTATAATGAAAAACACAAGTgtcagaaatgaaaaatatggcAAGTATGAACTCAAGTTGGTGTTGTTTTTATAATTGATCGAATTGGAGAAGAGAAATCAGAAATGGGACAAAATAATCGCAGACTTTTACAAAATAATCATCATTATATACATAATAAAGTATTATCCCATGCGAAAATCAATTCATGATTATTCAGGCTTTTTGACTTTGGGAAAGGGGAGCGATGGGGTTTGAACCTTGGACCTCATTGTTTGTATACAAAAATTCGCATCATTTGGTGTCCTCTCGGGGACTTCTTCATTATTCAGTTAGTCATGGTCTATGGACTATTGTTGACTATTGTTGAGCCAGTTTTAAAACTCAATAAGAATAAATCTAAAAAACAAGAGAATAATTAAAACCTCAAGAGATAATGATAAAGAAATTCAATGAAATTAGTCACATCCAAACTTCAAACCACGACTACCTAACGAAATCCAAAAATTAATATGAACGAAATTGAAGAGCAACAACAAATTAAGAACCCACCAACTTAAGTAAAATACATAGACGGAATTAAGTAGCAgtgaatttaaaacaaaataatgcTTGCATAGTTTTAGTAAGTATTTACAGCTATATATCTATTTATAGGTATTTTTAGATATAAAGGTAATAAAAATGGTATTTTCTGCTTTGCGAGCGGGAGggatacttttatttttttagattctAGAGTGCATGTGTATTGTGTCGAGTGATTACGCTAGGATCTTCTTCTACTATAATTGAATTTGGTTGGTAGATTATAATTATGTGATCTATCAGAATATTGACTTATTTGTCATCATTCCCAATATTATATGAGGCGTTCTTGGGTGCTCCATGGAGCATCATGCTTCCGGGtgcaaaatgacactaacacttacactaaatgacactaacactaacactatcttgaaatgacattaacactattctattttacaaatgacaatatcatgttatataaataacactgtcgtaaaatgacactaacattaaataacactatcatattatcgaaatgacactatacACCCAGGAGTATGGTGCTCCATGGAGCACAGAAAAATTTGCGATATCCACGTCAAACAAAATATTTCGCAATATTATATAGAGTCGGCCATTTTTAGCAGATGAAATTGGTTTTAGGATTTATTAGCTAGCCCTAGCTTTAGCCTATTGGACTACGCCCAATAGAGAGACTATATAATCATCTAATCATttactataaattataattaacttTTTGCTCATATCATTGAAGACACATCAacatattttctttctttatttccaTCCCCAATAATACCTATTCAAATTCAAGTTTAATTTTACTTACATCATTCTGGACCCATTTTTT is a window encoding:
- the LOC131000715 gene encoding uncharacterized protein LOC131000715 isoform X2; amino-acid sequence: MRSFFVTHFNTWRLRMECTGSKSITTYVVYVSKLGMIELILFRDAGNFSLYCSRTTGFLVFLLASFLGIGASLWHTWLRGSLFGISCNRVSPEVNKNEKE
- the LOC131000715 gene encoding uncharacterized protein LOC131000715 isoform X1 yields the protein MRSFFVTHFNTWRLRMECTGSKSITTYVVYVSKLGMIELILFRDAGNFSLYCSRTTGFLVFLLASFLGIGASLWHTWLRGSLFGISCNRVSPEAAVGEFSSFFADWIARHGISLFIR
- the LOC131000715 gene encoding uncharacterized protein LOC131000715 isoform X4, whose protein sequence is MRSFFVTHFNTWRLRMECTGSKSRTTGFLVFLLASFLGIGASLWHTWLRGSLFGISCNRVSPEAAVGEFSSFFADWIARHGISLFIR
- the LOC131000715 gene encoding uncharacterized protein LOC131000715 isoform X3, whose protein sequence is MRSFFVTHFNTWRLRMECTGSKRDAGNFSLYCSRTTGFLVFLLASFLGIGASLWHTWLRGSLFGISCNRVSPEAAVGEFSSFFADWIARHGISLFIR